A window from Gottschalkiaceae bacterium SANA encodes these proteins:
- the ade_1 gene encoding adenine deaminase yields MDKVIQAAKGTIPFDLVIRNLKYVNLITREIYPAEIGITDGKIAHVSQPNERGLEAKSYYDAQGKHALPGLIDTHVHIESSMMNPAHFAEAIVPRGTTTIAADPHEIANVLGTAGVKYIVESSEEIPISIFVLAPSCVPSVPGMETAGAAFGPVEIKEMLKLERMIGIGEVMDFVGVLEQSERMSGIVGAGKEAKLFVQGHAPSLSGRDLSAYLSAGIESDHETSFSEEAREKLRAGMVLECRESSIVHDLEALVPVIKELQYPDTTTLCTDDREPDDLLQEGHLDHGIRRAIALGMPPIEILRMATLHGARLLRLRDRGILTPGKRADLILVEDLEEFTVDEVFVAGELVAKAGAMTVEVTVPSHPVEEHNSVHLDRPITEADFEVRASGDVVRLNVIAYTPETHILTKRVVREFPVESGLVVMDDVELCRLAVFERHGVNGNRSLGVIQGFGLKEGAIASTVSHDCHNLVVVGKDPHDMKIAAEALLASGGGIVCVKDGKQLAMVELPIAGLMSKKGLAEMAVETKKLKETIISFGIDAVSPIIQVAAFALPVIPEIRLTDMGLVDVIHQSWIPLFEQGGKENE; encoded by the coding sequence ATGGATAAAGTGATACAAGCGGCAAAGGGAACAATTCCCTTTGATTTGGTGATCCGAAATTTGAAGTATGTAAATTTGATCACTCGGGAGATCTATCCGGCGGAGATCGGAATTACCGATGGTAAAATTGCTCATGTTAGCCAACCGAATGAAAGAGGTTTGGAGGCAAAAAGTTATTACGATGCTCAGGGCAAGCATGCCTTGCCAGGGTTGATTGATACCCATGTGCATATTGAGAGCAGTATGATGAATCCGGCGCACTTTGCCGAAGCGATTGTACCGCGAGGTACGACGACCATTGCAGCCGATCCCCATGAAATTGCCAATGTTTTGGGAACCGCTGGTGTGAAGTATATTGTCGAATCCAGTGAAGAAATTCCCATAAGCATCTTTGTTTTGGCACCATCCTGTGTGCCGTCAGTACCGGGAATGGAAACAGCTGGGGCTGCTTTTGGTCCAGTTGAGATCAAAGAGATGCTTAAGCTTGAGCGTATGATTGGTATTGGCGAGGTTATGGATTTTGTGGGTGTTCTCGAGCAAAGCGAACGAATGAGCGGGATTGTTGGTGCTGGCAAAGAGGCCAAACTTTTTGTGCAGGGGCATGCGCCGTCTTTAAGTGGACGTGATTTGTCAGCCTATTTAAGCGCGGGAATCGAGTCGGATCATGAAACATCCTTTAGCGAGGAGGCTCGAGAAAAATTGCGTGCCGGCATGGTGTTGGAATGTCGAGAAAGCTCGATTGTTCATGACTTAGAAGCCTTGGTGCCGGTGATCAAGGAATTACAATATCCAGATACGACGACGCTATGTACCGATGATCGGGAACCGGATGACCTTCTACAAGAGGGGCATTTGGATCACGGGATTCGTCGGGCCATTGCCTTGGGCATGCCACCAATTGAAATTTTGCGAATGGCAACCCTACATGGTGCGCGGCTTTTGCGCTTGAGGGACCGCGGCATCTTAACACCTGGAAAACGTGCGGATCTGATTCTAGTAGAAGATTTGGAAGAATTTACTGTTGACGAGGTCTTTGTTGCTGGAGAATTGGTTGCAAAAGCGGGTGCAATGACGGTTGAAGTGACAGTGCCATCTCATCCAGTAGAGGAACATAATTCAGTTCATTTGGATCGTCCGATTACGGAAGCCGATTTTGAGGTGCGAGCCTCAGGTGATGTGGTTCGATTGAATGTGATTGCCTATACGCCAGAAACTCATATTCTGACCAAACGAGTGGTCCGGGAATTTCCCGTTGAATCTGGTTTGGTGGTCATGGATGACGTTGAGCTTTGTCGATTGGCAGTTTTTGAACGACATGGGGTCAATGGAAATCGATCACTTGGAGTCATTCAAGGATTTGGTCTGAAAGAAGGGGCGATTGCCAGCACGGTTTCTCATGACTGTCATAATTTGGTGGTTGTTGGTAAGGATCCTCACGATATGAAGATTGCTGCAGAAGCTTTGCTTGCATCCGGTGGAGGCATTGTCTGTGTGAAAGATGGGAAACAGCTTGCGATGGTGGAACTGCCAATTGCAGGACTGATGTCGAAAAAAGGCTTGGCAGAGATGGCTGTCGAGACTAAAAAGCTGAAAGAAACCATCATAAGCTTTGGTATTGATGCGGTATCTCCGATCATTCAGGTAGCGGCTTTTGCCTTGCCGGTGATCCCGGAGATCCGATTAACGGATATGGGATTGGTGGATGTAATTCATCAGTCTTGGATTCCATTATTTGAACAAGGAGGAAAAGAAAATGAGTAA
- a CDS encoding glutamine amidotransferase, which translates to MSKKVLIAGESWMSHTTHVKGFDSFTTSVYEEGIKWLRDALEGGGYQITFLPNHIAGEAFPYTVEELNEYDAVILSDIGANTLLLPMDTFMRSQARPNRLNVIADYVKAGGSLCMVGGYLTFMGIDAKGQYNHTAVAEILPVAMFDRDDRMENPQGVVPVIESDHEIFKGIPKEWPAFLGYNQTQAIVEGQVLATVNGDPFVAIREVGKGKTSVFTSDCSPHWAPPEFVNWEHYKTFWVNMMDWMCK; encoded by the coding sequence ATGAGTAAAAAAGTATTAATTGCAGGTGAATCATGGATGAGTCATACGACCCATGTTAAGGGGTTTGATTCTTTTACGACTTCCGTATATGAAGAAGGAATCAAATGGTTAAGAGATGCCTTAGAAGGTGGCGGCTACCAGATAACATTCTTGCCCAACCATATAGCAGGGGAAGCATTCCCTTACACGGTGGAAGAGTTGAATGAGTATGACGCTGTAATCTTGTCAGATATTGGCGCTAATACCTTGCTATTGCCGATGGATACCTTTATGAGAAGTCAAGCGCGTCCGAATCGTTTGAATGTGATTGCGGATTATGTGAAGGCCGGTGGTTCTCTTTGTATGGTAGGCGGTTACCTGACCTTTATGGGAATCGACGCCAAAGGACAATACAATCACACGGCAGTGGCTGAGATTCTTCCAGTTGCTATGTTTGACCGCGATGATCGAATGGAAAATCCGCAAGGGGTTGTTCCAGTGATCGAATCGGATCATGAAATTTTCAAGGGAATTCCAAAGGAGTGGCCGGCATTCTTAGGTTACAATCAAACACAAGCAATTGTGGAGGGACAAGTCCTTGCAACTGTGAATGGTGATCCATTTGTAGCGATTCGCGAAGTTGGCAAAGGTAAGACGTCAGTCTTTACTTCGGATTGCTCACCACATTGGGCACCACCTGAGTTTGTGAATTGGGAACATTACAAGACATTTTGGGTGAACATGATGGATTGGATGTGCAAATAG
- the deoD_2 gene encoding purine-nucleoside phosphorylase: MNIPTPHIEAKMGQVAKTVLMPGDPLRAKFIAETFLEDVKQFNGVRGMLGYTGTYKGREISVMGHGMGIPSVGIYSYELYAFYGVENIIRIGSCGANTLDLDLYDVVLATSCYSRSTYGQELAGYEEDVFEADAELTAKLESIANEMNIPVTKGCVSSGDVFYAQPSEERKKRYEEKAIIAMEMEFFGLCANAKLLNKKAACLLTVSDHALTKEETTSEERQTAFTKMMEIALEMAE, translated from the coding sequence ATGAATATACCTACACCACATATTGAAGCGAAAATGGGTCAAGTTGCGAAAACGGTTCTAATGCCAGGAGATCCATTGCGCGCGAAGTTTATTGCTGAAACATTTTTAGAAGATGTGAAACAGTTTAACGGCGTTCGTGGCATGCTGGGTTATACAGGAACCTACAAGGGACGAGAAATATCAGTTATGGGTCATGGCATGGGGATTCCATCTGTTGGAATTTACTCATACGAACTTTACGCATTCTATGGCGTTGAGAATATTATTCGAATCGGTTCTTGTGGTGCCAATACTTTGGATTTAGACTTGTATGATGTCGTTTTGGCCACAAGCTGCTATAGTCGATCGACATATGGACAAGAGTTAGCTGGATATGAAGAGGACGTTTTTGAGGCGGATGCCGAGTTGACTGCGAAATTGGAATCGATTGCGAATGAAATGAACATTCCGGTTACAAAAGGTTGTGTAAGCTCAGGTGATGTATTTTATGCGCAACCTTCAGAAGAACGCAAGAAGCGTTATGAAGAGAAAGCGATTATTGCCATGGAGATGGAATTTTTCGGACTTTGCGCCAATGCGAAATTGTTGAACAAGAAAGCGGCATGCTTGTTAACGGTATCGGATCATGCCTTGACAAAAGAAGAGACAACTTCAGAAGAGCGACAAACAGCTTTTACCAAGATGATGGAAATTGCATTGGAAATGGCTGAGTAA
- a CDS encoding Crp/Fnr family transcriptional regulator: protein MRMEELQNESEELKDLIRDMPQEIMQRCRVKHIAPQVEIMRKFEKMTYVYILCEGECDVLRSFKDGQLYVLGKIKGLKLIGEQEVLAEINELSATVKTVTKCRFLLIHQEDFWDWIRCDSHAAIFLLKYMAKRLNEATREAGIPFYYPSIYLLKKYLVEAYEEAKSETLRVQVKRQQIADELGISLRSVERCVRELKDERLIRIVKGKMEINRDEYDEIVDTLEE from the coding sequence ATGCGAATGGAAGAACTTCAGAATGAATCGGAAGAGTTGAAGGATTTGATCCGTGATATGCCACAGGAGATTATGCAACGATGTCGAGTTAAACATATTGCTCCTCAAGTTGAGATTATGAGAAAGTTTGAAAAAATGACATACGTATATATCCTTTGCGAGGGAGAATGTGATGTTTTGCGTTCATTCAAGGATGGGCAGCTTTACGTTTTAGGGAAGATCAAAGGACTAAAATTGATCGGAGAGCAGGAGGTTTTGGCTGAGATTAACGAATTATCTGCAACCGTCAAGACGGTTACAAAGTGTCGATTTCTGTTGATTCACCAAGAAGATTTTTGGGACTGGATACGTTGTGATTCTCATGCAGCAATTTTCCTGCTGAAATATATGGCGAAGCGTTTGAATGAAGCAACTCGAGAAGCGGGTATTCCATTTTATTATCCAAGCATTTATTTGCTGAAGAAATATCTGGTGGAGGCATATGAGGAGGCAAAGTCAGAAACGCTACGTGTACAAGTTAAAAGGCAACAGATTGCGGACGAGCTAGGGATTAGCCTACGTAGTGTGGAGCGATGTGTTCGGGAGCTGAAAGATGAGAGGTTAATCCGCATAGTCAAAGGAAAGATGGAAATTAATCGAGATGAATATGATGAAATAGTGGATACATTGGAAGAATAG
- a CDS encoding amidase family protein, which translates to MFKKIMIGIVIVVVIIAAGGFIVVKSIIKSMDQVVMQVDNEKISAYKRELDFSKYEESLAGIDEKRIVELESYIVEKSIESVRANLLNGNLTCEEIVLFYVNRIKENDGNYNAVIQLNPNALEYARNIDNKIENGQGLGKLDGVVVLIKDNVASKDMNTASGAYALKDLETTRDAFIVEALIENGAIILGKANLSEWSNFMSSPSSSGFSVLGGQTKNAYGKYDVGGSSAGSSVAASLNYSTVTIGSETAGSLIFPAGQNSVVALKPTMGLLSRDLIVPISEAQDTAGVIARSVGDLRIIFKVMIRKDENDQATTIIDSFDLTSLDTTLDSVSLEGKKLGFVDNGSIELKQIVEEFRSLGAEVVEVKFDDSVSEIDMLTVLSFGIKNDVNAFLSNDAVRSDMKNLSQIVAFNKEDESRMPFGQTYLQSGLDSQVTHAEYEKIVSNNRMISRTAIDKVLQENKIEAIISISNELSGIYAPAGYPALTIPSGFRDSGEPYGVTIIGSKNTDGALIELGYGYEVNTNHRKIPVLK; encoded by the coding sequence ATGTTTAAGAAAATAATGATAGGGATTGTTATTGTTGTAGTCATCATTGCTGCAGGAGGTTTTATTGTTGTTAAGAGCATAATAAAATCAATGGATCAAGTTGTTATGCAAGTGGATAATGAAAAGATATCAGCGTATAAGCGAGAGCTGGATTTTTCAAAGTATGAGGAGTCTCTAGCTGGCATTGATGAGAAAAGAATAGTTGAATTAGAATCGTATATTGTTGAAAAAAGTATAGAATCAGTAAGAGCTAATCTTTTGAATGGAAATTTAACATGTGAAGAAATTGTACTCTTTTACGTGAATCGGATCAAAGAGAATGATGGCAATTATAATGCGGTTATTCAGTTAAACCCCAATGCATTAGAGTATGCAAGAAACATCGATAATAAAATTGAAAATGGACAAGGTCTTGGCAAGCTTGATGGTGTTGTTGTTCTGATAAAAGATAATGTTGCTTCAAAAGATATGAATACAGCATCAGGAGCGTATGCACTAAAAGATTTGGAAACAACAAGAGATGCCTTTATCGTTGAAGCTCTAATTGAAAACGGTGCCATTATACTCGGCAAAGCAAATCTCAGTGAATGGTCAAATTTCATGTCGAGTCCCTCCAGTAGTGGATTTTCAGTATTAGGGGGTCAAACCAAAAATGCCTATGGAAAATATGATGTGGGTGGATCAAGTGCAGGTTCAAGTGTTGCAGCAAGCTTAAACTATTCAACGGTAACCATTGGGTCTGAAACAGCCGGATCCTTGATATTCCCAGCTGGGCAAAACAGTGTTGTTGCCCTAAAACCAACAATGGGGCTTCTTAGTAGGGATCTAATTGTACCAATTTCAGAAGCACAAGATACGGCGGGTGTTATAGCTAGATCCGTAGGTGACTTGAGAATCATATTTAAAGTGATGATCCGGAAAGATGAAAATGATCAAGCGACAACTATTATCGATAGTTTTGATTTGACAAGCCTGGATACAACTTTGGATTCAGTGAGTTTAGAGGGGAAAAAATTAGGCTTTGTTGATAATGGATCTATAGAACTCAAACAAATCGTGGAGGAATTTAGATCTCTTGGAGCTGAAGTTGTAGAAGTTAAATTTGACGATTCTGTAAGTGAAATAGATATGCTTACTGTTTTATCGTTTGGGATAAAAAATGATGTAAATGCATTTCTATCAAATGATGCAGTTCGATCGGATATGAAAAACTTAAGTCAAATCGTGGCATTTAATAAAGAAGACGAATCTAGAATGCCATTTGGACAAACATATCTCCAAAGTGGATTGGACTCGCAAGTAACGCATGCGGAGTATGAAAAAATAGTTAGCAATAATCGAATGATCTCTCGTACAGCAATCGATAAGGTTTTACAGGAAAATAAAATTGAGGCGATTATATCGATTAGCAACGAGTTATCTGGTATATATGCACCGGCCGGTTATCCAGCACTTACCATTCCATCGG